Within the Poecilia reticulata strain Guanapo linkage group LG13, Guppy_female_1.0+MT, whole genome shotgun sequence genome, the region ATTGTATTGTAAGCAGCTCTTTAAAAACCAGATTTATCCCATTCATAACTGAACATCCAGTACTTTATTAAATGAAGCGCATGTTCTAAACTGACTTAATTGAACTGTTTATTCAGGATTCCattcatgttttctccttttcctttaTCTCCTCCAACAGCTATGTTTCGTTTTTACCTGAAAGAGTTTTTATTCCGTAAAAGTCAAATCACTCACGAGGGGGTGCCTCAAGCCGGAAAGCAGCAGTTCCTGGAGGACGTGTATGTGGAGCCTCAGATTTCCATCCGTGGATTTGGAGGAGTCGACCCGTCTCATGAGATCTTAACACAAACCCCGAAACCTATCCAAGTCCCCAGCGAGGACTCGTTTGTTGCCTTGAACAACCTGTTCCGACTGCAGAAAGATGACGGCTCACCGGTGAAGACGGTCGTGACCACGGGGATCCCAGGAATTGGGATGTCTGTCTCTGTGGCAAAGTTCTGCCTAGACTGGTCAGAGGAAAAGGCCAACAGGGTGAGAACGGacacaagttttcttttagtAACCAGTAATCTGGGTTCTGATGCgataaaccaacataaaatggtgtttaattttaaaactgagtGATAATAGTACATGGTTTTTGCAAATGGAAATCTGAAAGCATGTGGCCACAAATAGACAGTGacacatttttctatttctttgaTGATCTGATCTACTTATCTTTTAAACTCATATTAGCTAGCTATTTTAGGTTTGCACCAGGACCAGAGTAACTCATTTCATtccacttcatgtttttaacatgtttgaaatgaaaataaatttttgtttgtttgcttgtatatttttatattttggaaattaaacttttttttttttattccttttcatTTCTGCTCAGGATATTCAGTACATCTTGAAGCTTTCGTTCCGGTCCCTGCGACATTTCCGGAACAAAGAATATGAGGAAGAAGGCATATCGATGCAAGACATATTGGAGTATTGCCACGCTCCTATAAAGGGTCTGAAGATACTGGAGGAAGAGAACGCCAAATATGTCATCATAATGGACTGTTATGATTGCTACGAGGCGCCTCTGGACTTTCAGGTGTCCCCTCTGCACACATTCAGGAGAAACTTCAGAAATCATCTAGAAATGATGATTCATTAACTCAATGTTTTAACTAGACTTATTACACAGAGTGATTTATTTCAAGGGTTCTTTTCTGTGAACTGATTATTATTGATTTGAgcaaatgaaaaagcaaaattatgaTTCTCAGAACATTTATTAggattattataaaaaaaaaagaagttgtcTATCGGTGTCTATTTACAGGACAGCTGTCAAGTCAGCCGTCTTTCCTCATGACTATGagtcataaaattaaataaattaacgaTTTGCTGATAATTCTGATTAACTGACTTGGATCTGTTGACATTCTTGGCTGCATTTGGaataaagaagtaaataaatctAGGAAAACTAAACAATCTAAGTTAtaagaaaatgtcttgttgcaaaaacaagtttttttttaaaaaggttttatgttttgttcttaCCTTCAGAAAGCTCCGGAGATCACCGATAACAACACCAAAACACACATAGATACTTTGATTGTCAACCTCATACGAAGAAATTTGCTTCCTAATGCTCGACTCTGGATCCTGGGAAGACGAGCAGCGATCACAGAGATACCGTCTAAGTTTGTAGATGTTGTCGCTGAGCTGCAGGGTTTTACGTAGGTGGtctcttttatttgttaaaagtctCTCTTTTTAGtagtttgctttttctttacCCTCTTCTCCGTGTTCTCCAGTGACGAGATGAAAGACGACTACCTGATCAAGCACTTTACTGACGCTCAGTTATCAGCGAAGATTGTGAGACACTACAAGCGTGTGCCGATAATTCAGATTCTCGCTCGCCAGCCGTTTTTCACTTGGATGGTGTCAAGAATATTCAAGAGCTGCTTTAAGCAGGGGAACTATGGAAGCAACAAGCCCAGAGTGACGCCGTTTCTCATCCACTTCATTATCATCCAGACGAATCGCATGCTGAAGTTCTACTTCAGAAAGAGGGATAATGAGGTGAGTACTCCCTTTTCCTGTTTAAATGTTGTCTCTCCATGTCTTAATTTCAGCGTTGGCGTTTGCAATGTCTTGTTTCTGGCCTGTTTTCACGTAGAAATGGAGCGACGTTGAGGTAAATTTGCTGAGAATGTTAGGGAAGATGTCCTTCAAGATGCTGGAGAAGAACACCAACGTGTTCACTGAGGAGGATGTGAAGGACGTGGCTCTGGACCTGAACGAGGTGGTTGTGTTCTCGGGCCTTTGTACCGAGCTCGTTCCTACAGCCATCACCGGGAAAAGGACGTTCTGCTTCTCTCACTACACCATTCAGGTAAACCACCATGTCGTGTCTGTATGTTACACCCAAATAATGACTTAGTGAGAATTTAACTCCTTGCTAATGAGTCTACAGTTTGCTCTTGGTAAGGAATGTGGAATTgaagcatttttcaaaaatgaaaccaatatgtcagaattttgagatttgTAAGAATAGATCAAGCTTTAAAATATGAGAAAGTTGGTCCTAAAtacactttttcttctttttagatAACCTTAGACTAAAACAACCAGGTTCTATACAAATATATCAAGGCTGTGTGAGGCTGTTTGAGTCGCAGGTGTCAAGAGGAATGCTATTTTGATGGTCTAATTTGGGCTTTTATGTGCTATTTTTAAAGTATGTGAGGAGTGTCGAATTGATACCAACC harbors:
- the nlrc3l gene encoding protein NLRC3, with protein sequence MDSENNQAAGSDVESENETYERPPSSYGSMKSECDEMEKRSDEEVEGGGGISEVVCFAAPDPPAPPVVGSQMGHSRYTETLYTEATEQTRPPDGMVIDAGSEELDEIEDAELDDDDELLTTCSPEPPEPLEMEGLPQEDESSQPGKLDPELDLPYIFKSIREVLSRLNNDELFKFKIWFKKWEPLPVLQQILDGDVLDFVDKIIELFGQDKALTQTISTLERLEKTEEINELKTRCAKAMFRFYLKEFLFRKSQITHEGVPQAGKQQFLEDVYVEPQISIRGFGGVDPSHEILTQTPKPIQVPSEDSFVALNNLFRLQKDDGSPVKTVVTTGIPGIGMSVSVAKFCLDWSEEKANRDIQYILKLSFRSLRHFRNKEYEEEGISMQDILEYCHAPIKGLKILEEENAKYVIIMDCYDCYEAPLDFQKAPEITDNNTKTHIDTLIVNLIRRNLLPNARLWILGRRAAITEIPSKFVDVVAELQGFTDEMKDDYLIKHFTDAQLSAKIVRHYKRVPIIQILARQPFFTWMVSRIFKSCFKQGNYGSNKPRVTPFLIHFIIIQTNRMLKFYFRKRDNEKWSDVEVNLLRMLGKMSFKMLEKNTNVFTEEDVKDVALDLNEVVVFSGLCTELVPTAITGKRTFCFSHYTIQEFMAALYVFLAFYLESKNVLESGFLPRVFSYKYNGKSAAGLVQCAVARTLGSKLGHYDMFLRYLCGLLSVHCHCNLLAGFLYSHGIPKVEGLVEAEQLLDQTIQTAPEDRKRNLYECIREMTQEDD